The following nucleotide sequence is from Apium graveolens cultivar Ventura chromosome 4, ASM990537v1, whole genome shotgun sequence.
TTTCATCCATTTATTTCATTTCCACCTGTTCAAATTAGAGATAAACCCATCAATTTGAGTATTGATCCACTGTTCTTATTCCTTCTCTTGCCTTTATTATTCgcaatttcttcttcttcttcttcttcttcttcttcaatatCTTATCTGCACCAACACCGCCCTCATTGGAAAAGAATATGCTCAAGTGATTTACGTATATTGCTTTGAGATTGTAGGGATACGGCTGGGCAAGAAAGGTTTAGGAGTCTCATCCCGAGCTACATCAGAGATTCTTCTGTTGCAGTGATTGTCTATGATGTTGCAAGTGAGTAGCAGCTTGAACAGAGATAAATTTATTAGTACATGGTGTTTATGTTGCATGCACATTCTTTTTAAATTCTCTGTGCTTTGAGGTTACAAAGATATTTCCAAGTGAAGCCTATGTGATTCGCTCTGTATTGTTCATATTTAGCTTGCTATGTTCTCACTGTGCAGATCGACAATCATTTTTGAACACGACTAAGTGGATCGAGGAAGTACGTACTGAACGAGGATCTGAAGCTATCATTGTCCTTGTTGGAAACAAAACTGATCTTGCTGAGAAAAGGTAGGAAAATAGCTGCCCTACAAAATATTCTACTCTTCCCTTGAGCGAAATAGATTTATATACTTTGTGGAGATTTTGTATAAGTTGCCTAACGAATTCAAATGATGATTTTGCTGGAAACCGATTAGGCAAGTATCAATTGAAGACGGAGATGCTAAAAGTCGCGAGGCTGGCATTATGTTCATGGAGACGAGTGCAAAAGCTGGATTCAATATCAAGGTCGAGATCATCAATCTCAGTTATTATATATAGATTCATAATTCCAGTTGCTTGAGAAAGAATGCTTTAGCAGTCCTCTGTCTGAAATCTCTATGGCCTACTAACAAAGATTATGTCCTCTTAGTGTATCGTAAGATTGATGATCTGATGCAAACTTTTATTCAGCCCCTCTTTCGGAAGGTTGCTGCTGCTTTGCCAGGGATGGAGGGCATTTCAGCAGCAAAGCAGGATGGCATGGTCGACGTGAGTTTGAAGCCCAGTACCAAAACTACCAAGTCAGAGCAGGAAGGCGGAGGAGGATGTGCGTGCTAGAGAAAGCAGTTGGGAGCAATGGTGCAAGAAGAAAGCATCTTGAATTACATAACTTCCGTGCTAGAGAAAACTGTTAGGAGCAATATAGCATTACATAAACCCCAATCAAGGTCTCCTCAATGACTTTCATATCAGTTTCATTTCAGAATGTAAGATGAAAATACTGTAGGTAATTTAGCTTCCTCTTTATATGCAGtcttgatttttttggatttgTATCTATAAATTTTGACATCATTATTATGTTGGGAACGATATCGACATCTTATTGGTATTTCGTTTACTTTGCTGAGTTCTTTAACCACCTTAGCTAAACAGTGGCAATTAAACAAAAGATATTTATAAAAAAAGGATATAAGACTAGTCAGAAAAAAGTGATTTCAACTGAATTTACAAAGTAGAATAGAAACCACTATCATCCCTGAAGAGGCTAGCAAAAGATTGACCATGATTGCACAAtcaaaaagtaaaaaaaaaaaactaaatgacTATCCAAACTGAAGCCTATTCACCCATGGTGAGATCCATCTGCCATCTGCCTAACCCTCAAGGTGAGCATTATCAGAATCACTGTTCCCAAACATGACCTGAAAGGAATATAAACAATGTCATTACTGGAAAACACAGGTAAGTTTACAAGTATAGGCCTATACAAGGTACTAAATTCTATTAAGAAGCTTTTTAATTTTCAATGAGATGGCTTTATCTGAACAGAATCCCAAATTCTGTGGCACATTCTGATGTTATCTTTACTACTAAATCTGGTTTTACAACATATTGAAAGAGACAGCTTAACCGTCACCGGTAAAAGAGCAGTAACGTTCATCATGGCT
It contains:
- the LOC141721403 gene encoding ras-related protein RABH1e-like, translated to MSGSASGVSALAKYKLVFLGDQSVGKTSIITRFMYDKFDTTYQATIGIDFLSKTMYLEDRTVRLQLWDTAGQERFRSLIPSYIRDSSVAVIVYDVANRQSFLNTTKWIEEVRTERGSEAIIVLVGNKTDLAEKRQVSIEDGDAKSREAGIMFMETSAKAGFNIKPLFRKVAAALPGMEGISAAKQDGMVDVSLKPSTKTTKSEQEGGGGCAC